The Opitutales bacterium genome has a window encoding:
- the rplP gene encoding 50S ribosomal protein L16: MPLLPSRTKFRKVQKGRNRGNATRGNTLAFGDFGIQAMGRGKLTARQLEAARISINRHLKRKGKIWIRVFPHKPVTKKPAETRQGKGKGGVEFWCVEVKPGMVLFEVAGAPIAAAREGLRLADGKLPFKCRFIERGEIAT; this comes from the coding sequence ATGCCACTTCTTCCATCACGCACCAAGTTCCGTAAGGTCCAAAAAGGCCGCAACCGCGGTAACGCAACGCGCGGCAACACACTGGCCTTCGGTGATTTCGGAATCCAGGCCATGGGTCGCGGAAAGTTGACTGCGCGTCAGCTCGAAGCAGCGCGTATTTCCATCAATCGTCACCTCAAGCGGAAGGGGAAAATCTGGATCCGCGTTTTCCCACACAAGCCCGTCACAAAGAAGCCAGCTGAAACCCGTCAGGGTAAAGGTAAGGGTGGTGTCGAGTTCTGGTGTGTCGAAGTGAAGCCCGGTATGGTACTTTTCGAGGTAGCAGGTGCACCTATCGCTGCTGCTCGTGAGGGCTTACGTCTCGCCGACGGTAAACTCCCCTTTAAGTGCCGCTTCATCGAACGCGGCGAAATTGCAACCTGA
- the rpsC gene encoding 30S ribosomal protein S3, with translation MGQKVNPIGFRLSVRRDWESRWYANKADYKHIVKEDHTIRNYLEKKLRFASVPRIFIERASNRIRVKIFTARPGVVIGRKGAELDKIKAELAKLIKKDLILDIQEVKRPDLVAKLVAENVALQLERRISFRRAMKKAVQTTMSLGAAGIRLQVSGRLGGADIARTEQQRLGRVPLHTLRENIDYGTAEASTTYGVIGVKCWICTETADNL, from the coding sequence ATGGGACAGAAGGTAAATCCAATAGGCTTTCGCCTTAGCGTGCGTCGTGACTGGGAGTCACGCTGGTATGCAAACAAGGCAGACTATAAGCACATCGTTAAAGAGGATCACACTATCCGCAACTACCTCGAAAAGAAACTGCGCTTTGCCTCCGTGCCCCGCATTTTCATCGAGCGTGCGAGCAATCGTATCCGCGTAAAGATTTTCACTGCGCGCCCCGGTGTGGTCATCGGCCGCAAGGGTGCAGAGCTCGACAAGATCAAGGCTGAGCTTGCTAAGCTTATTAAGAAAGACCTCATCCTTGATATCCAAGAGGTCAAGCGCCCCGATCTCGTAGCTAAATTGGTTGCTGAAAACGTGGCCCTTCAGCTAGAACGTCGTATTTCCTTCCGCCGCGCTATGAAGAAAGCGGTCCAAACTACTATGTCTCTGGGCGCTGCGGGAATCCGTTTACAGGTCTCGGGTCGTTTAGGTGGAGCTGACATTGCGCGCACTGAACAGCAGCGCCTCGGTCGTGTGCCTTTGCACACTCTGCGCGAGAACATTGATTACGGAACGGCCGAAGCCAGCACCACCTACGGGGTGATTGGGGTCAAGTGCTGGATCTGTACTGAAACCGCGGACAATCTCTAA
- the rplV gene encoding 50S ribosomal protein L22, whose protein sequence is MEVISYTKNSRMSPTKVREITRVIQGKPAVETAERLRFIPRKSARLVQKTLLSAIANAENNHNLNSDSLVIKTAIVEQGAAFRRFRPASRGSAHPYKKRTSHIKIILTDEEN, encoded by the coding sequence ATGGAAGTCATTTCATACACAAAGAACAGCCGCATGTCTCCGACCAAGGTCCGTGAGATTACCCGAGTCATTCAGGGAAAACCAGCAGTCGAGACTGCCGAGCGGCTTCGATTCATTCCTCGTAAGTCGGCCCGCCTGGTTCAAAAGACACTGCTCTCTGCCATCGCGAACGCTGAAAATAACCACAACCTCAATTCTGATAGTCTCGTAATAAAGACTGCTATCGTCGAGCAAGGCGCTGCTTTTCGTCGTTTCCGCCCTGCATCACGTGGTTCTGCGCATCCCTACAAGAAGCGCACCAGCCACATCAAAATTATCCTCACCGACGAAGAGAACTAA
- the rpsS gene encoding 30S ribosomal protein S19 — protein MARSIKKGFFVDPHLMKKIEEAAQANSRKPIQTWSRRSTITPDFVGLNLNVHNGRAFIPVYVTENMVGHKLGEFAPTRTFKAHGGQGKK, from the coding sequence ATGGCACGCTCAATTAAAAAAGGCTTTTTTGTCGATCCTCACCTCATGAAGAAGATCGAGGAGGCGGCTCAGGCAAATTCTCGTAAGCCGATCCAAACTTGGTCGCGGCGTTCTACTATTACGCCCGATTTCGTCGGTCTGAATCTCAATGTCCACAACGGTCGAGCCTTCATTCCTGTGTATGTCACAGAAAATATGGTCGGCCACAAACTCGGTGAATTCGCTCCTACCCGTACGTTCAAAGCGCACGGCGGACAGGGCAAAAAGTAA
- the rplB gene encoding 50S ribosomal protein L2: MPLQHHKPVTPTQRFLVRNKADVSKKRPERLLTEFKHRAKGRNCYGRITSRRRGGGHRKLYRIVDFRRDKYDIPGRVDAIEYDPNRSANLALIVYADGEKRYILAPENVNVGDVLLNLTKANGDFNPGYNMPLSEMPPSTSVHNIELFAGRGAKLARAAGQSAQLINVEKGKASIKLPSGEIRLLDARCRATIGSVGNRSHQNRTIGKAGRSRWLGKRPRVRGVAMNPVDHPMGGGEGRTSGGGHPMSPWGQLAKGKPTRRRSKQSNSQILVRRNGKKMRG, translated from the coding sequence ATGCCACTTCAACACCACAAACCCGTTACGCCGACCCAGCGTTTTCTCGTTCGCAATAAAGCGGATGTTTCGAAAAAGCGTCCTGAGCGTCTGCTGACTGAATTTAAGCATCGCGCCAAGGGGCGTAATTGCTATGGCCGCATCACCTCACGTCGTCGTGGCGGGGGGCACCGCAAACTTTATCGTATCGTCGATTTCCGCCGTGATAAATATGATATCCCCGGTCGCGTCGATGCTATCGAATACGATCCCAATCGTTCGGCTAACCTCGCCCTCATCGTTTATGCAGATGGTGAAAAGCGCTACATTTTGGCTCCCGAGAACGTGAACGTCGGTGATGTGCTCCTCAACCTGACAAAGGCCAACGGAGATTTTAACCCCGGCTACAACATGCCGCTCTCTGAGATGCCCCCTTCGACCTCGGTTCACAACATCGAGTTGTTCGCCGGTCGCGGAGCAAAGCTGGCGCGCGCCGCTGGACAAAGTGCTCAGCTCATCAACGTCGAGAAGGGCAAGGCTTCCATTAAGCTGCCGTCTGGCGAAATCCGTCTTTTGGACGCACGCTGCCGCGCGACAATTGGTTCCGTCGGTAACCGCAGCCACCAGAACCGCACTATTGGTAAGGCCGGTCGCAGCCGTTGGCTCGGTAAACGCCCCCGTGTGCGCGGTGTGGCCATGAACCCTGTCGATCACCCAATGGGTGGCGGTGAAGGTCGCACTTCGGGTGGCGGACACCCCATGTCCCCTTGGGGCCAGCTCGCTAAGGGCAAGCCGACACGTCGCCGTTCTAAGCAGTCAAATTCACAAATTTTGGTCCGCCGCAACGGCAAAAAGATGCGCGGTTAA
- the rplW gene encoding 50S ribosomal protein L23: protein MIDATKILKEYRITEKASNLNENLLQYTFEVDMTASKTQVREAIEQIFEVKVARVNIMIRKAKLKANRYRAARPGRKPAFKKAIVTLKEGHKIELV from the coding sequence ATGATCGACGCTACCAAAATTTTAAAGGAATACCGGATCACCGAGAAGGCCTCAAACCTGAACGAGAATCTGCTGCAATACACCTTCGAGGTGGATATGACAGCTTCAAAGACTCAGGTTCGTGAGGCGATCGAGCAAATCTTCGAAGTGAAGGTAGCTCGCGTAAACATCATGATCCGCAAAGCTAAACTGAAGGCGAACCGCTACCGCGCAGCGCGCCCTGGCAGAAAGCCGGCCTTCAAGAAGGCCATCGTGACCCTCAAGGAAGGGCACAAAATCGAACTCGTTTAA
- the rplD gene encoding 50S ribosomal protein L4: MKFKLYSADGSSASEKEINEFPEFEGNKGLAALRQVVIAHQANKRQGNASTKTRAEVAGTGKKPFRQKGTGGARQGTRRAPQHYKGGVAFGPKPRDYSQKINRKLKTLAFGRALFDRASAGELDLIEKWEVTEAKTKLFKGILSNIGAEGKTLVVDDAFGDKEVLAARNLEKVAITNASQVNALDLVRYDQIIISEQGMATLLSRVAGGES, translated from the coding sequence ATGAAATTTAAACTTTACTCAGCGGACGGATCATCGGCTTCCGAAAAGGAAATCAACGAGTTCCCAGAATTTGAAGGTAACAAGGGCCTCGCCGCTCTTCGTCAGGTGGTCATTGCACACCAGGCCAACAAACGCCAAGGCAACGCATCGACTAAGACACGTGCCGAGGTAGCTGGCACAGGTAAAAAACCTTTCCGCCAAAAAGGCACGGGTGGCGCTCGTCAAGGAACACGCCGCGCGCCCCAGCATTACAAAGGTGGCGTAGCATTTGGCCCCAAACCCCGCGACTACTCTCAAAAGATCAACCGCAAGCTTAAGACCCTTGCATTCGGTAGGGCATTGTTCGACCGCGCCTCCGCCGGCGAGCTTGATCTTATCGAAAAGTGGGAAGTCACGGAGGCGAAAACCAAGCTCTTCAAAGGCATCCTTTCTAACATCGGTGCTGAAGGAAAGACACTCGTTGTAGACGACGCGTTTGGCGACAAAGAGGTGCTTGCTGCACGTAACCTCGAGAAGGTCGCGATCACCAACGCGAGCCAAGTAAACGCTTTGGACCTCGTACGTTACGACCAAATCATCATCAGCGAACAAGGCATGGCGACATTGTTGAGCCGTGTAGCAGGAGGAGAGTCATGA
- the rplC gene encoding 50S ribosomal protein L3, translating into MSFILLGKKLGMTQVYDESNQLVPVTVVEAGPCTVSQLRTIETDGYSAVQLAYGEQKASRLSKAEVGHLEKNSIAPHTTLKEFRTEDLDGFEVGNTLTVEKLEEGKKVDVISTTKGRGFQGVVKRWNFAGGPASHGSMFHRRGGSYGMCQWPGRVFKNKKMPGHMGDKSRTTQNLQVVKIIPEKNIVLIRGSFAGNKGSLVTIRPAKKVRIPKSA; encoded by the coding sequence ATGAGCTTTATTCTTTTAGGCAAAAAACTTGGGATGACCCAAGTGTATGATGAGTCCAACCAGTTGGTCCCTGTGACTGTGGTTGAGGCGGGTCCATGCACGGTCTCTCAGCTCCGCACAATCGAGACGGATGGCTACTCAGCAGTTCAGTTGGCCTACGGAGAGCAAAAAGCCTCCCGCTTGAGCAAAGCAGAAGTTGGCCACCTCGAGAAAAACAGCATCGCTCCTCACACGACTTTGAAGGAGTTCCGCACCGAAGACCTGGATGGATTCGAAGTCGGTAACACGCTCACTGTCGAAAAACTGGAAGAAGGCAAGAAGGTCGACGTCATCTCGACGACGAAGGGCCGTGGTTTTCAAGGTGTGGTCAAGCGCTGGAATTTTGCAGGGGGACCTGCATCGCACGGTTCGATGTTTCACCGTCGTGGTGGATCTTACGGTATGTGCCAATGGCCCGGCCGCGTCTTCAAAAACAAGAAGATGCCCGGTCACATGGGAGACAAATCACGCACGACTCAAAATCTGCAGGTCGTGAAGATCATTCCCGAGAAAAACATTGTTTTGATTCGCGGTAGCTTCGCTGGAAACAAGGGATCGTTAGTAACGATTCGCCCAGCCAAGAAAGTCCGTATTCCCAAATCAGCATAA
- the rpsJ gene encoding 30S ribosomal protein S10 — translation MSAPKIRISLKGFDYRIIDQSALEIVETAKRSGARVSGPVPLPTRIEKFTVNRSPHVNKKSMDQFEVRTHKRLIDIVEPTAATVDELKKLNLPAGVDITINV, via the coding sequence ATGAGTGCACCTAAAATCCGTATCAGCCTCAAAGGCTTCGACTACCGCATCATCGATCAGTCCGCCTTGGAGATCGTCGAAACTGCCAAGCGTTCAGGAGCGCGCGTCTCTGGACCCGTTCCTTTACCCACACGTATCGAGAAGTTCACAGTGAACCGTTCTCCGCACGTAAACAAAAAGTCTATGGACCAATTTGAGGTGCGTACACACAAGCGTTTGATCGATATCGTAGAGCCTACAGCGGCCACCGTGGATGAGCTGAAGAAGCTAAATCTGCCGGCTGGCGTCGATATCACAATTAATGTGTGA
- the fusA gene encoding elongation factor G, with the protein MADVSSANAANRRCPLEYTRNIGIAAHIDAGKTTTTERILFYAGVVHRMGEVHEGSAVTDWMEQERERGITITSAAISCGWTTQRGPFAEIPQNINIIDTPGHVDFTAEVERSLRVLDGAVAVFTSVEGVQPQSETVWRQMDKYHVPRIAFINKMDRMGADFMHACATIREKLKGNAHPLFLPIGESEEFSGMVDLVREIAYVYDETDPSGMKFDEVSIPADMAEAVAEARESLIEALCDFDDDLAEAYLEGDTLDPDVLRTSIRKATLSLKFIGVIPGSAFKNKGVQMLLDAIVDYLPSPLDLPPVEGEDDAGKPLEVVPNDSKPAAGLAFKLMNDSFVGKLVFFRLYQGTLSKGTQLYNPRTRRSERISRLMVMKADSREDIDTAYSGDICALIGAKDVITGDTLCEKKLDVRLEPPSFPDPVISMSIEPNTKADQEKMSVALRRLSEEDPTFQVSSNEETGQTLISGMGELHLEIIRDRMFREFKVEARAGKPQIAYRETVRANAQGTGKFIKQSGGKGQYGHCEIRLLPNEPGKGMELVDKIVGGAIPREFIKPTFDGITEAANNGTVAGYPVVDFKVELFDGSFHDVDSSEMAFKMAGIFAFRSAMEQAAPVLLEPVMDVEVSTPDEYQGDIMGDINRRRGQIQGMDSKNGLTVVKAEVPLETMFGYATDVRSLSKGRASYTMTPSRFEEVPSNVLTRIIETGR; encoded by the coding sequence ATGGCTGATGTCTCTTCAGCAAATGCCGCGAACCGTCGTTGCCCGTTAGAATATACGCGCAATATCGGTATTGCTGCGCATATTGACGCCGGCAAGACGACAACAACAGAACGTATCCTATTCTACGCGGGTGTGGTTCACCGCATGGGTGAAGTGCACGAAGGCAGTGCAGTTACCGACTGGATGGAACAGGAACGTGAGAGAGGAATTACAATTACGTCTGCCGCTATATCGTGCGGTTGGACGACGCAGCGTGGCCCCTTTGCGGAGATTCCGCAGAATATCAACATCATCGATACGCCGGGGCACGTCGACTTTACCGCAGAAGTTGAGCGTTCGCTCCGGGTGCTTGATGGCGCCGTCGCCGTGTTTACCTCGGTGGAAGGTGTGCAGCCGCAGTCCGAAACGGTCTGGAGGCAGATGGATAAATACCATGTTCCGCGCATCGCCTTCATCAATAAGATGGACCGCATGGGCGCGGATTTCATGCACGCTTGCGCGACGATCCGCGAAAAGCTCAAGGGCAATGCCCATCCACTTTTTTTGCCTATTGGCGAGAGTGAGGAATTTTCCGGGATGGTGGATCTTGTGCGCGAGATCGCCTATGTCTATGATGAGACCGATCCATCTGGAATGAAGTTTGATGAGGTATCGATTCCAGCCGATATGGCGGAAGCGGTAGCTGAGGCGCGCGAGTCACTCATAGAGGCCTTGTGTGATTTTGATGACGACCTAGCGGAGGCTTACCTCGAGGGCGATACACTGGATCCCGACGTGTTGCGGACGTCTATCCGTAAAGCGACGCTGTCTCTTAAATTTATCGGGGTGATCCCGGGTTCGGCCTTTAAGAACAAGGGAGTTCAGATGTTGCTGGACGCCATTGTCGATTATTTGCCCTCGCCCCTGGATCTACCGCCTGTTGAAGGTGAAGACGACGCTGGCAAACCGCTGGAAGTGGTGCCGAACGATAGCAAGCCTGCCGCAGGTTTGGCGTTCAAGCTCATGAATGACTCCTTTGTGGGTAAGTTGGTATTTTTCCGCCTGTATCAGGGCACGCTGAGTAAAGGTACCCAGCTTTATAACCCTCGGACGCGACGGTCGGAACGGATTTCTCGTTTGATGGTGATGAAGGCTGATTCGCGTGAGGATATCGACACGGCCTATTCGGGAGATATTTGTGCGCTGATCGGAGCCAAGGACGTCATCACCGGAGACACCCTTTGCGAAAAGAAGCTCGACGTGCGTCTTGAGCCACCGTCTTTCCCGGATCCGGTAATCTCGATGTCGATCGAGCCGAATACCAAGGCGGATCAGGAAAAGATGTCCGTCGCTTTACGTCGACTCTCCGAGGAGGATCCCACCTTTCAGGTTTCGAGTAATGAGGAGACCGGCCAAACGCTCATCTCTGGAATGGGTGAGCTGCACTTGGAGATTATCCGGGATCGCATGTTCCGTGAATTTAAGGTCGAGGCCCGTGCTGGTAAACCACAGATCGCTTACCGCGAAACAGTCCGCGCAAATGCGCAAGGCACTGGAAAATTCATTAAGCAGTCCGGTGGCAAGGGGCAGTATGGCCACTGCGAGATTCGTCTCCTTCCCAATGAGCCGGGCAAGGGCATGGAGCTGGTAGACAAAATCGTCGGAGGGGCGATTCCGCGCGAATTTATTAAGCCGACCTTCGACGGAATCACCGAGGCTGCGAACAACGGCACTGTCGCTGGCTATCCTGTGGTCGATTTCAAAGTCGAGCTTTTCGACGGGAGTTTCCACGACGTCGATTCCTCAGAGATGGCCTTTAAAATGGCCGGAATTTTTGCCTTTCGCTCCGCCATGGAACAAGCTGCGCCTGTGCTGCTAGAACCTGTGATGGATGTCGAAGTCTCTACACCTGATGAGTATCAGGGCGATATTATGGGCGATATCAACCGCCGTCGTGGGCAGATTCAGGGCATGGATTCGAAAAATGGCCTCACCGTCGTAAAGGCGGAGGTGCCCTTAGAGACTATGTTTGGTTACGCCACTGATGTGCGTTCACTTTCCAAAGGTCGTGCGTCTTACACCATGACTCCATCGCGCTTCGAAGAAGTGCCTTCCAACGTCTTAACCCGGATCATTGAAACCGGCCGCTAA
- the rpsG gene encoding 30S ribosomal protein S7 — MSRRHRAVKRPITPDPRYNSTLVASLINFVMKSGKKTVAQRIVYSAFERVSEKLGKGDPIDLLLGALENARPKLEVKSRRVGGATYQVPVEISFERQQSLAFRWMLSTARNRKGVSMREALADEIVDAYNNTGAVVKKKDETHRMAQANRAFAHLRW; from the coding sequence ATGTCACGTCGTCACCGCGCAGTAAAACGTCCGATCACTCCGGACCCCCGCTATAACAGCACACTTGTCGCTTCTCTCATCAACTTCGTTATGAAGAGTGGCAAGAAAACCGTCGCTCAGCGCATCGTTTATAGTGCCTTTGAGCGCGTTAGCGAGAAGCTCGGTAAGGGCGATCCGATCGATTTGCTCCTCGGAGCTCTTGAAAATGCTCGTCCGAAACTGGAAGTGAAAAGCCGCCGTGTCGGTGGTGCTACCTACCAGGTGCCCGTGGAAATTTCTTTTGAGCGTCAGCAAAGCCTGGCTTTCCGCTGGATGCTCAGCACCGCCCGCAACCGGAAGGGCGTATCCATGCGCGAGGCGCTCGCAGATGAAATCGTCGACGCCTACAATAATACTGGCGCGGTGGTGAAGAAAAAAGACGAGACCCACCGTATGGCCCAAGCCAACCGAGCCTTCGCTCACCTGCGCTGGTAA